Sequence from the Tachyglossus aculeatus isolate mTacAcu1 chromosome 17, mTacAcu1.pri, whole genome shotgun sequence genome:
GGGGGGTTGAggggttccgggccagaggcagaacggggGCGAGATCAGCTCCAGGaaggcgagatggaggtacagagtttaggttggcattaggggagccaaGCGGGTGGGccgggttggagtgggagagccgcgaggtgaggtgggagggggcaaagtgatgagaGAGCTTTACAGCTGCGGGTGAGGAATACCTGCCTGCGGAGGTGGAGCGGCCTCTAAGGAGTTTGTGTTTCGCAGATCCCGGACCCCCGGAAGAAGAGCCACGCGGCTGGTGGTTCTCGGAGCCAGAGGCGGCCACGTTTTCGGCCCTGGAGGAGCCGTCGGCCTGCCGGGGCCTGGAGGAGGCACTGGAGACGGTGCGGGCGGCGCTGCGGCAGCACGGCCCCTTCGACGGGCTCCTGGGCTTCAGCCAGGGGGCGGCCCTAGCAGCCCTCGTCTGCGCCCTGGGCCAGGCCGGAGACCCCCGCTTCCCGCCGCCCCGTTTCGTCATCCTGGTCTCCGGCTTTCGGCCCCGTGGCGACCGGCTGTCCCCGCCCCTCCTGCGGGCCCCCGTGGAGCTGCCTTCGCTGCACGTCCTGGGCGAGGCCGACCGGGTCATCCCCGCCCGGGAGAGCCGAGAACTGGCCGCCTGCTTCCCGGGAGCCGTCTGCCTGGTCCATCCCGGGGGCCACTTCGTGCCCGCGGCCGCGCCCCAACGGCAGGTCTACCTCAACTTCCTGGACCAGTTTGTGGACTGACGGGAGCGTGGGGGAGGCCCCGCTCCCTTGCCCAGCCCCAAGCCAAGCAGATGCTCTGAACCGCCCCTCCTCAGAGCCCCACCTTGGTGatccccccacttccccatccccGGGGGCCCCGGGTTGCTGGCTCAAGCTTTTACTTGCCCTTGGCCTAAGGGGGCCGGTGAAGCGTtccgccccggcccctcccctcccatcccctccagaaGAGGCGGGCCCTCCCTGGGCTGCTTTGAACTGCCGGAGAAGCAGGTGCTGGGACTGAGGGCCGCGGAGAGGAGGGAATCCTGCCAAGCCGCTGCCCTGCTCCGTGCCTCGCTCTCCCCGGCGATGAGACAGACTTAGCGGCGGAGCCGCTGTACAATAAAATGATGAATGAACTGCTTAGTGTGTCACACACCCTTCGCACAATGACGCGGGGAGGGGTCAGGAAACCGGCGTCGACAGTTTGTTGGCTCAATGCTCTGTTCTCAGAGCCGAGGGGTAAGGAGGAGGCGCAACGGAGGGGACGCTGAGCTGGAGGTGGGGGCCCTCCTACCCTACACTTACCCGATTCCAAGGACTCGTTCCAACCTCTCCCCCTCAAAGCTTCTTGCAGGGATTCTTGGCGTGGCTGCCCAGGAGCTCACTGGTGGAGTCTCGGATGGTCTCCGCTTCTgggcataatcaatcatatttattgagcgcttactatgtgcagagcactgtactaagcgcttgggaagtacaagttggcaacatatagagacagtccctacccaacagtgagctcacagtctagaagggggagacagagaacaaaagcaaacgtagtaataaaataaacgatatgtacaagtataataaatagagtactaaatatgtacaagcatatatacaggtgctgtgaggaagggaaggaggtaagatgggggcaacatatagagttggcatacaagttggcaacatctagagacagtccctacccaacagtgggctcacagtctagaagggggagacagagaacaaaatcaaatgtactaacaaaataaaatagatatgtacaagtataatagagtgataaatatgtacaaacatatacaggtgctgtggggaagggaaggaggtaagatgggggcaacatatagagttggcacacaagttggcaacatctagagacagtccctacccaacagtgggctcacagtctggaagggggagacagagaacaaaaccaaacgtactaacaaaatagaatagatatgtacaagtataataaataaatagagtaataaatatgtacaagcatatatacaggtgctgtggggaagggaaggcggtaagatgggggcaacatatagagttggcatacaagttggcaacatatagagacagtccctacccaacagtgggctcacagtctcgaagggggagacagaacaaaaccaaacgtactaacaaaataaaatagaatagatatgtacaagtataataaatagagtaataaatatgtacaagcatatatacaggtgctgtggggaagggaaggaggtaagatgggggcaacatatagagttggcatacaagttggcaacatatagagacagtccctacccaacagtgggctcacagtctagaagggggagac
This genomic interval carries:
- the OVCA2 gene encoding esterase OVCA2; this encodes MAAGERRPLRLLGLAGFRQSQEAFRRKTGALRKALRGRAHLFCLSGPHPLPRTHTDPGPPEEEPRGWWFSEPEAATFSALEEPSACRGLEEALETVRAALRQHGPFDGLLGFSQGAALAALVCALGQAGDPRFPPPRFVILVSGFRPRGDRLSPPLLRAPVELPSLHVLGEADRVIPARESRELAACFPGAVCLVHPGGHFVPAAAPQRQVYLNFLDQFVD